One part of the Sphingobacterium sp. LZ7M1 genome encodes these proteins:
- the pncB gene encoding nicotinate phosphoribosyltransferase, giving the protein MAKLTSILDNDFYKFTMQYAVVKLFPKAKARYQFINRGKHEFPAGFAEKLREAVNQLANLKLTVAEKNFFAKTCPYIDPTYFDFLQGYHFDPDEVKITQNGPDLSVKVEGYWYRTILWEVPLMALICETYYEVTGQKRVDDAEVMNIVHEKMYKYDKLNITIADFGTRRRHSYAVHDLVIKALKEHPSKTFIGTSNVHFAMKYHTKPIGTHAHEWFMFHAAKYGYKMANLLGLENWSDVYRGDLGIALSDTYTTEVFFKQFDKKLSKLFDGVRHDSGDAIEFAQKTIDHYNSKGINPLNKTIIFSDGLDYEKVVKIVNFCQDKIGHSFGIGTDFTNDVGLSRMNIVIKMTEAFPDEGEWTPVIKLSDEPNKHTGDPEEIKMAKRFLNIANHE; this is encoded by the coding sequence ATGGCAAAACTTACCTCCATTTTAGACAATGATTTTTACAAATTCACCATGCAATATGCCGTGGTGAAACTCTTTCCAAAGGCGAAAGCACGTTATCAATTTATCAACCGTGGGAAGCATGAGTTTCCGGCGGGCTTTGCCGAAAAACTGAGGGAAGCTGTAAATCAATTGGCAAACTTGAAGCTTACGGTTGCAGAAAAAAACTTTTTTGCAAAGACCTGTCCTTATATCGACCCGACTTATTTTGATTTCCTACAAGGCTATCATTTTGACCCAGATGAAGTCAAGATTACACAAAATGGCCCCGATCTATCGGTAAAGGTCGAAGGCTATTGGTATAGGACCATTTTATGGGAGGTGCCCCTGATGGCATTGATCTGTGAAACCTATTATGAAGTAACTGGACAAAAAAGGGTGGATGATGCTGAGGTCATGAATATTGTTCATGAAAAGATGTACAAATACGATAAGCTCAACATTACGATTGCAGACTTTGGGACCCGTAGACGCCACTCCTATGCCGTGCATGACTTGGTGATCAAAGCCTTGAAGGAGCATCCTTCCAAGACATTTATCGGCACGAGCAATGTGCATTTCGCCATGAAATACCATACTAAGCCAATCGGTACACATGCCCATGAATGGTTTATGTTCCATGCCGCAAAATATGGCTACAAGATGGCCAACCTCTTAGGCTTGGAGAACTGGTCGGATGTTTACCGTGGCGATTTAGGGATCGCCCTTTCGGACACCTATACTACAGAGGTTTTCTTCAAACAGTTTGACAAAAAGCTAAGTAAGCTATTTGATGGGGTCAGACATGATAGTGGCGATGCGATTGAATTTGCGCAAAAGACTATTGACCACTATAACAGTAAAGGAATCAATCCGCTCAACAAGACCATCATCTTTTCTGATGGACTGGATTATGAGAAGGTCGTAAAGATTGTCAATTTCTGTCAGGATAAAATCGGTCATTCATTTGGTATCGGAACAGACTTCACCAATGATGTCGGTCTGTCGAGGATGAATATCGTAATCAAGATGACGGAAGCCTTTCCAGATGAAGGCGAATGGACTCCTGTAATCAAGCTGTCGGATGAACCTAACAAACATACCGGTGACCCCGAGGAAATAAAAATGGCGAAACGTTTCTTAAATATCGCAAACCATGAATAG
- a CDS encoding DUF6600 domain-containing protein, with amino-acid sequence MKNLKTSTIYTAFMMMLLGLFSVNSVSAQGYQDVDFDVFHEELDPYGDWDHDDEYGDVWYPDEDDDFRPYGTNGYWTMTEYGNTWVSNYDWGWAPFHYGRWIHRPHRGWAWVPGYEWGPAWVDWRSGGGYYGWAPMRPGISVNVSIGLPLDLWVFIPTTRIYDRYINRHWSYGRRNIYNNTTIINNTYIVNNNRYYGGPARRDIERHIGRRVDVRNVSFDNRRGASRVSRSSVSMYRPDRNNRSDRAVSSRSGRLENNRSSRSSDRSPANRVENRSGRSQSGRSNSDYRITRNAKGQREMHIGNGNSNRSNREATTNSRSGRVERGNTNNNNRDRQPSSRGRVSMDRPASRNESMNRSSRPTRNESMDRSSRSTRNESMNRSSRPTRNESMNRSSRPARNESMNRSSRPARNESMNRSQQRQSAPQREQRQPRMQQESRSQNRVFQTRNSERPQSRPSVQRSSNHESRSSSRPQSNQRSERGSGRGNRG; translated from the coding sequence ATGAAAAATTTAAAAACATCCACAATATATACTGCATTTATGATGATGCTCTTGGGGCTTTTCAGCGTAAATTCAGTATCGGCACAGGGATATCAAGATGTCGATTTTGATGTTTTTCATGAAGAACTGGACCCTTATGGGGATTGGGATCATGATGACGAATATGGCGATGTTTGGTATCCGGATGAAGACGATGACTTTCGTCCTTATGGTACCAATGGATATTGGACCATGACCGAATATGGAAATACCTGGGTCTCCAATTACGATTGGGGATGGGCACCATTTCACTACGGTCGTTGGATCCACAGACCACATAGAGGTTGGGCATGGGTTCCAGGCTATGAATGGGGACCAGCATGGGTAGATTGGCGTAGTGGTGGTGGATATTACGGTTGGGCACCGATGCGTCCTGGCATCAGTGTCAATGTAAGCATCGGTTTACCGCTAGACCTATGGGTATTTATTCCGACTACGCGTATCTATGACCGTTATATCAACAGACATTGGTCTTACGGACGCCGCAATATCTATAATAATACCACGATTATCAACAATACTTATATCGTGAACAACAACCGTTACTATGGAGGTCCTGCTCGCAGAGACATCGAAAGACATATCGGTAGACGCGTTGATGTTAGAAATGTAAGTTTTGATAACAGACGTGGGGCATCACGTGTAAGTCGCAGTTCAGTATCGATGTACCGTCCAGATAGAAACAATCGTTCGGATCGTGCTGTCAGCAGCAGAAGTGGACGCCTTGAAAACAATCGTAGCTCACGTTCTTCTGACAGATCTCCTGCCAATCGCGTAGAGAACAGGTCAGGACGTAGCCAAAGCGGAAGAAGTAATTCTGACTACAGAATCACTAGAAATGCGAAGGGGCAACGTGAAATGCATATTGGAAACGGCAATTCAAACCGTAGCAATAGAGAAGCAACCACGAATTCACGTTCTGGAAGAGTAGAGCGAGGAAACACAAACAACAACAACAGAGACCGTCAGCCTTCTTCTCGCGGACGCGTTTCAATGGATCGTCCTGCTTCTAGAAATGAATCAATGAACCGCAGTTCTAGACCAACTAGAAATGAGTCTATGGACCGCAGCTCTAGATCGACCAGAAATGAATCGATGAACCGCAGCTCTAGACCAACTAGAAACGAGTCCATGAACCGCAGTTCTAGACCGGCTAGAAATGAGTCGATGAACCGCAGCTCTAGACCGGCTAGAAATGAGTCGATGAACCGTAGCCAGCAAAGGCAGTCTGCTCCACAGAGAGAACAACGCCAACCTAGAATGCAACAGGAATCTAGGTCGCAAAATAGAGTATTTCAAACACGCAACTCCGAAAGACCACAAAGTCGTCCTTCGGTACAACGTAGTTCAAATCATGAATCTAGATCATCTTCAAGACCACAATCAAACCAACGTTCTGAACGTGGTTCAGGTCGAGGAAATAGAGGATAA
- a CDS encoding AI-2E family transporter has translation MENKQTKRPYSFELASSLMALVLIIAVMYFTQGVLLPLIFSILISISLYPLARLFERIRLGKAFSAILAVIVAIAIISGLSWFIVYESILIGKDASAITDKVMSVLEGGQKWLESQFGIERTEVMEKLREQGEKAMENAGGMVSSTFGSIGNILASAILVPLLSFFLLYYRDFFREFFFKAFKTTPQSKVNEVLNKIYDVVQSYLVGLITVMGIVAVLNTVGLMAMGIDYAWFFGSLASLLMLLPYIGIAIGSILPALFALATKDSALYALGVVAWFQVVQFLEGNIITPNIVGSKVSINPLMAIIGILLGGMLFGLAGLIIALPFIATLKVIFDANPNMEAFGFLIGEPEKLHLKRNSTQELLMKWGIVRMPKNKKKIEVDVNVTVDGPEETPHSEMTYKEINESEELPYEDLPQDKFKKKDEE, from the coding sequence ATGGAAAATAAACAAACCAAAAGACCGTATTCCTTTGAGCTTGCATCGAGCTTGATGGCCTTGGTTCTTATCATTGCCGTCATGTACTTTACCCAGGGTGTTCTATTACCGCTCATTTTTTCAATCCTGATTTCAATTTCCCTTTATCCATTGGCAAGATTATTTGAAAGAATCCGTCTTGGAAAGGCCTTTTCTGCGATCTTGGCTGTCATTGTAGCCATAGCAATTATCTCGGGTCTATCGTGGTTTATTGTTTATGAGAGTATCTTGATCGGTAAGGATGCATCAGCGATCACGGACAAAGTGATGTCTGTATTAGAGGGTGGGCAGAAGTGGCTGGAAAGCCAATTCGGCATTGAAAGGACTGAAGTGATGGAAAAACTGCGCGAGCAGGGGGAAAAAGCCATGGAGAATGCCGGAGGTATGGTATCCAGTACATTTGGGTCGATTGGGAATATCCTGGCCAGTGCCATCTTGGTTCCATTATTGAGCTTTTTCCTATTGTATTACCGTGATTTCTTTCGGGAATTTTTCTTTAAAGCTTTTAAAACAACTCCTCAGAGTAAAGTCAATGAGGTGTTGAACAAAATATACGATGTGGTTCAGAGTTATTTGGTAGGGCTGATTACCGTAATGGGAATTGTTGCTGTACTGAATACGGTGGGACTCATGGCGATGGGTATTGACTATGCTTGGTTTTTCGGCTCATTGGCCTCCCTGCTGATGTTGCTTCCTTATATAGGTATTGCCATTGGATCGATCTTGCCTGCATTATTTGCATTGGCCACAAAGGATAGTGCCCTATACGCGTTGGGTGTGGTGGCTTGGTTTCAAGTGGTGCAATTCCTGGAGGGTAACATCATTACGCCAAATATTGTGGGTTCCAAGGTCAGCATCAATCCATTGATGGCAATCATCGGAATCCTATTGGGCGGGATGTTATTTGGATTGGCCGGTTTGATCATTGCGCTGCCTTTTATCGCAACGTTAAAGGTTATTTTTGATGCAAACCCAAATATGGAAGCATTTGGTTTCTTGATTGGTGAGCCAGAGAAACTCCATCTCAAGCGGAACTCGACACAGGAGCTGCTGATGAAATGGGGAATCGTTCGGATGCCCAAAAACAAGAAAAAAATTGAAGTGGATGTCAATGTTACGGTAGATGGTCCTGAGGAAACTCCGCATTCTGAAATGACCTATAAAGAGATCAATGAATCTGAGGAGCTCCCTTATGAAGACCTTCCGCAAGATAAATTCAAGAAGAAGGACGAAGAATAA
- a CDS encoding RNA methyltransferase, protein MLSKAQISLITSLQHKKFRTQHNLFVVEGIKSVLEFIHSSYKISKIFATVDAAAKLGKIPQNIKLEELSESEFGKISGLKNPQGALALVEIPHFNQLQVKDLQGRHSLILDDVQDPGNLGTIIRTAEWFGIENIICSIGTVDAYNPKVVQATMGSLSRIKLHYLDLEEFIQKNSMPVFGALLDGDSIYGANFGNEGFIMMGNEGNGIRESLIPKIDQAVTIPRVGKAESLNVAVATTIFCSELTRQNMEKKNG, encoded by the coding sequence ATGTTGTCAAAAGCTCAAATCAGTCTAATTACTTCATTGCAGCATAAAAAATTTCGAACTCAGCATAACTTATTTGTGGTAGAGGGCATAAAATCCGTTTTGGAGTTTATACATTCCAGCTACAAGATAAGTAAAATATTTGCGACAGTAGATGCCGCTGCAAAATTGGGCAAAATACCGCAAAATATAAAACTTGAAGAGCTTAGTGAGTCAGAGTTTGGGAAAATAAGTGGCTTAAAGAATCCGCAAGGGGCTTTGGCTTTGGTGGAAATCCCTCATTTTAATCAATTACAGGTAAAGGATTTACAGGGGAGGCATAGTTTGATCTTGGATGATGTTCAAGATCCGGGCAATTTGGGAACCATCATCCGTACGGCGGAATGGTTCGGGATTGAAAACATTATCTGTTCAATAGGTACTGTAGATGCCTACAATCCCAAGGTCGTACAGGCGACCATGGGTTCACTTTCACGTATTAAATTACACTATCTGGATCTGGAAGAGTTCATTCAGAAAAACAGCATGCCGGTTTTTGGGGCTTTGTTGGACGGGGATTCTATTTATGGGGCCAATTTTGGGAATGAAGGGTTTATCATGATGGGCAATGAGGGAAATGGAATCAGGGAAAGCTTGATCCCTAAAATTGATCAGGCAGTGACCATTCCGCGGGTTGGCAAGGCTGAGTCATTAAATGTTGCAGTGGCGACAACAATATTTTGTTCAGAATTGACGCGACAAAATATGGAAAAGAAAAATGGATAA
- a CDS encoding bifunctional 2-polyprenyl-6-hydroxyphenol methylase/3-demethylubiquinol 3-O-methyltransferase UbiG, protein MNRDVYGEALYDYHAVGKLNEPLLLHSSYGDIEEMPIEVFFREEEDIPELEFIALSLCDGKVLDVGAGAGVHALYLQEKGFEVDAMEISETACKIMEKRGVNHVIHADFFKFSDKKYDTLLFLMNGIGIAETLDGFRNLLKHSKKLLTDKGQLIFDSSDISYLYEEYRIARPEHYFGEINFQYEYKGNLGQPFKWLYIDQQTLIKIAHEENWVVQVLFEDDNDQYLLRMEPRGDMSIEM, encoded by the coding sequence ATGAATAGAGATGTTTATGGTGAAGCGCTATATGATTATCATGCTGTAGGCAAGCTAAATGAACCTCTCCTATTGCACAGCAGCTATGGCGATATTGAAGAAATGCCCATTGAAGTGTTTTTCAGGGAAGAGGAAGATATTCCGGAGCTGGAATTTATTGCGCTATCCCTTTGCGACGGCAAGGTCCTGGATGTTGGCGCAGGTGCCGGAGTACATGCATTGTACCTGCAAGAGAAGGGATTTGAGGTCGATGCCATGGAAATCTCGGAGACAGCCTGCAAGATCATGGAAAAGCGCGGTGTAAACCATGTCATCCATGCTGATTTCTTTAAGTTCTCGGATAAAAAATATGATACCCTATTGTTCTTGATGAACGGAATAGGGATCGCCGAAACCCTAGATGGATTCAGGAATCTTCTAAAACATTCAAAAAAGCTGCTTACCGATAAAGGACAGCTTATTTTCGACAGTTCCGATATTTCCTACCTCTATGAGGAGTATAGGATTGCCAGACCAGAACACTACTTCGGTGAGATCAACTTTCAATACGAATACAAGGGTAACCTTGGACAGCCTTTCAAATGGCTTTACATCGACCAACAAACCTTGATCAAAATAGCCCATGAAGAGAATTGGGTTGTGCAGGTCCTATTTGAAGATGATAATGATCAGTATTTGCTGAGGATGGAGCCTAGAGGAGATATGAGTATTGAGATGTGA
- a CDS encoding BamA/TamA family outer membrane protein codes for MSLIIASCRSAKYLDDNQYLVTDVDLNGVTPELKEPAGMYVANEIRPNSPLYLTIYNMFNTRDGQYKTEKIKNVGEAPRILDSAVVELSATQIQRFLQTKGYFNAKVEPQIEFNKKKAKINFNANLGNPYTIREIDRTVEDPAVDSIYQEKVVPISPLKSGKRYDASDLYLERERLYTNMRESGYYDYLRQYMRAGIDTIDLENQADLLIQVSNREDSTKHKIYYIDSVYFTVEAADPELKKNSEGKFDSLTKIFYTDQTGNFKLRPLSRYAFLRTGQKFNSANEELAYDRLYEMNGFRSVKINYQQKDSNKLDVHYNVVPRSAMSNQIEGEFTFSSGMSGFNVGNTFSHRNVFGGSETIEVKMRYGVLFDSRLPGSLADKIFNNDFQVGVNLSFPRLLTPFRVRSVGRYGLPRTTFSSSLQLFFQDQTYANRYWINSLNYIWYEATNKMHSLTPVVIEYRHGQLNEEFKQSLIDQGYGLYVRSNDRKYFGLGAQYAYTYNGPKLTTKENFSYFRGAVDVSGNLLGVFGNVMKFKQNQDGEKLIFGVPFLQYVKGEIDYRWYRHLGGNKQFVFRVNSGVAVPYGNNSSLNMIFEKSFFAGGMNGIRAWQARTLGPGGYNRSSINPEFRVNLRNLDQLGEIKLETNAEFRFRMLNNFFGAKLNGATFLDAGNVWRIREDIINPNGEFRGDKFLSQIALGTGFGLRVDLDYFIIRLDAGLKLKDPQFSGSDQWVIKDFFNAKKFKQDYYQTNWPDRYSFIQYNFGVGMPF; via the coding sequence TTGTCGCTAATTATTGCGTCCTGTCGATCTGCGAAATACCTCGACGACAATCAATACCTGGTCACAGATGTCGATCTAAATGGCGTAACTCCCGAATTGAAAGAACCCGCTGGCATGTACGTGGCCAATGAAATTCGTCCGAATTCTCCGCTCTATCTGACCATCTATAACATGTTCAATACCCGAGACGGTCAATATAAAACTGAAAAAATAAAAAATGTCGGTGAGGCACCGAGAATCCTAGACTCTGCGGTAGTCGAGCTATCGGCGACCCAAATTCAACGCTTCCTCCAAACCAAAGGTTATTTTAATGCCAAGGTTGAACCGCAGATAGAATTCAATAAAAAGAAAGCAAAAATCAACTTCAATGCGAACCTGGGAAACCCTTATACCATTCGGGAAATCGATAGGACAGTAGAGGACCCCGCCGTCGATTCCATCTATCAAGAAAAGGTCGTCCCAATTAGTCCTCTGAAATCAGGAAAACGCTATGATGCTTCTGATCTTTACCTAGAACGAGAGCGCTTATATACCAATATGAGAGAATCGGGATACTATGATTACCTAAGGCAATATATGCGGGCTGGAATTGATACCATTGATTTGGAAAATCAAGCTGATTTATTGATCCAGGTGTCCAATAGAGAAGATTCAACTAAACATAAGATTTATTATATTGACAGTGTGTACTTTACGGTTGAAGCTGCCGATCCGGAATTAAAGAAGAATTCTGAGGGTAAATTTGACAGCCTGACCAAGATTTTCTATACCGATCAAACCGGCAATTTTAAACTAAGACCGTTATCCAGATATGCATTCCTGAGAACAGGACAAAAGTTCAATAGTGCGAATGAGGAATTGGCCTACGACCGGTTATATGAAATGAATGGTTTCCGATCGGTAAAGATCAATTACCAGCAAAAAGATTCCAATAAATTGGATGTCCATTATAATGTGGTGCCACGTTCTGCCATGAGCAACCAGATTGAAGGCGAATTTACTTTCAGCTCTGGAATGAGCGGTTTTAACGTGGGGAATACCTTCTCCCATCGAAATGTCTTCGGTGGATCGGAAACCATTGAGGTCAAAATGCGCTATGGAGTACTTTTTGATTCCAGGTTGCCGGGTAGCTTGGCCGATAAGATCTTTAACAATGACTTTCAGGTAGGGGTTAACCTGTCCTTTCCTAGGTTATTGACCCCTTTCCGGGTTCGTAGCGTAGGTCGTTACGGTTTGCCTAGAACCACCTTTTCATCTAGTTTGCAATTGTTCTTTCAGGATCAAACCTATGCCAACAGGTATTGGATCAATAGCTTAAACTACATCTGGTATGAGGCAACCAATAAGATGCATAGTCTGACTCCGGTGGTTATCGAGTATAGACACGGACAGTTGAACGAAGAATTTAAACAGAGCCTGATCGATCAGGGCTATGGCCTATATGTTCGAAGCAATGACCGTAAATACTTTGGCTTAGGTGCACAGTATGCCTATACCTACAATGGACCAAAATTAACAACCAAAGAAAACTTCAGTTATTTCAGGGGAGCGGTCGATGTCAGTGGAAATCTGTTAGGTGTGTTTGGGAATGTCATGAAATTCAAGCAGAATCAAGACGGCGAGAAGCTGATCTTTGGGGTGCCATTTCTACAATATGTGAAAGGTGAAATAGACTATCGTTGGTACAGACATCTGGGCGGAAATAAACAGTTTGTGTTTCGGGTCAACTCCGGTGTTGCGGTTCCTTATGGTAACAACTCCTCCCTGAACATGATTTTTGAAAAGAGTTTCTTTGCAGGGGGTATGAATGGTATCCGTGCTTGGCAGGCCCGTACGCTGGGTCCAGGGGGCTATAACCGTTCTTCCATCAATCCTGAATTCCGTGTAAACCTGAGAAACCTCGATCAGCTTGGTGAAATAAAGTTGGAAACCAATGCTGAATTTCGCTTCCGCATGCTGAACAATTTCTTTGGGGCCAAGTTAAATGGAGCCACATTTTTAGATGCTGGAAACGTATGGAGGATCCGTGAAGATATCATCAATCCTAATGGGGAGTTCCGTGGGGATAAATTCCTTTCGCAAATTGCACTGGGCACTGGTTTCGGTCTTCGTGTCGACCTCGATTATTTTATTATCCGTTTAGATGCAGGTCTTAAACTGAAAGATCCACAGTTTTCAGGTTCGGATCAATGGGTTATCAAGGACTTCTTCAATGCCAAGAAATTCAAACAGGATTATTATCAGACCAACTGGCCAGACCGATATAGCTTTATCCAATACAATTTCGGGGTAGGGATGCCGTTCTAG
- the serS gene encoding serine--tRNA ligase, producing the protein MLQLNYIRENRDHVVERLGVKNFNEVELVDQIIALDEQRRKTQNQSDSIAAEANSSAKQIGDLMRQGKKEEAEAIKSRSASYKEQIKELSEALDKIEKELHDKLIQLPNLPYKLVPAGLTPEDNEVVLENGTVPQLPEGALPHWELAAKYDIIDFELGTKITGAGFPVYKGKGARLQRGLINFFLDEAAKMGYREVQVPIVVNEDSAYATGQLPDKEGQMYHVTNDDFYLIPTAEVPITNIYRDTIVKSENFPIKHCGYTPCFRREAGSYGAHVRGLNRLHQFDKVELVQIVNPEKSYETLEEMSSYVQSLLQKLGLPYRVLRLCGGDMSFTSAMTYDMETYSAAQERWLEVSSVSNFETYQANRLKVRFKGEDGKTQLAHTLNGSALALPRIVATLLENNQTEKGIKIPEVLVPYVGFDYID; encoded by the coding sequence ATGTTGCAATTAAATTACATCCGCGAAAATCGGGACCATGTAGTTGAAAGGCTTGGAGTTAAGAATTTCAACGAAGTAGAATTGGTCGATCAGATCATTGCTTTAGACGAACAACGTCGCAAAACTCAAAATCAATCTGACTCTATTGCAGCTGAGGCAAACTCGTCCGCTAAGCAAATTGGAGACTTGATGCGTCAAGGTAAGAAAGAGGAAGCTGAAGCAATAAAATCGCGTTCTGCATCATATAAAGAGCAAATCAAAGAGCTTTCAGAAGCATTGGATAAAATCGAAAAAGAACTGCACGATAAGTTGATCCAATTGCCGAATCTGCCTTATAAACTGGTTCCTGCTGGATTGACTCCAGAAGATAATGAAGTTGTTCTAGAAAATGGAACGGTCCCTCAGTTACCTGAAGGAGCATTGCCTCACTGGGAATTAGCAGCTAAATACGATATCATTGACTTCGAATTAGGTACTAAGATCACCGGTGCTGGTTTTCCAGTGTATAAAGGAAAGGGCGCCCGTTTGCAACGAGGATTGATTAACTTCTTCTTGGATGAAGCTGCTAAAATGGGCTACCGTGAGGTTCAGGTCCCTATTGTAGTGAATGAAGATTCTGCCTATGCAACTGGTCAATTACCTGATAAAGAAGGTCAGATGTACCATGTCACAAACGACGACTTTTATCTGATTCCAACTGCAGAGGTGCCAATCACAAATATTTACCGTGATACCATTGTTAAAAGTGAGAATTTCCCTATCAAACATTGTGGCTATACCCCATGTTTCCGCAGAGAAGCGGGATCTTATGGCGCGCATGTCCGTGGTTTGAACAGATTGCACCAATTTGATAAAGTTGAATTGGTTCAGATCGTTAATCCTGAGAAATCCTACGAAACGTTAGAGGAGATGAGTAGCTATGTACAATCTTTATTGCAGAAGTTAGGATTGCCATACCGCGTTTTACGTTTATGCGGAGGTGATATGAGCTTTACATCTGCCATGACCTACGATATGGAAACCTATTCAGCGGCACAAGAACGATGGTTAGAAGTATCCTCAGTATCAAACTTTGAAACTTACCAAGCAAACCGTCTTAAAGTTCGTTTCAAAGGCGAGGATGGCAAGACCCAATTGGCGCACACCTTAAATGGTTCCGCATTGGCTTTACCTAGAATCGTAGCAACACTCTTAGAAAACAATCAAACCGAAAAAGGAATCAAGATCCCAGAAGTTCTGGTCCCTTATGTTGGATTTGACTATATCGACTAA
- a CDS encoding MFS transporter, producing the protein MDNIENEDQPLYTIQFGLLCLSSLLFSASFNMIIPELPNFLSSLGGAAHKGLIIALFTLTAGISRPFSGRLTDKWGRVPVMAIGSTVCVICGFLYPILSSVAGFFLLRLVHGFSTGFKPTATSAYIADIIPSTRWGEALGMHGLCFSIGGAVGPAIGSYIALKYDLNTMFYSSSAFAFLSIIIVMNMKETLKDKNRFSPKMLKISRRDIIEVRVIPAAIVTLLSYSAYGVILTLIPDWSEHLGIVNKGLFFTAYTLASIGIRFVSGKVADRYGRISVMKVGLVVVAISLLYLGFGNSIAQLVIGACLYGIGTGIFSPAVNAWTIDLSLPQYRGKAMATMYIALEAGIGGGALFAGYIYHDEILRIPYIFYGNALIILLAFFYVIYWNSKNKKTNNLL; encoded by the coding sequence ATGGATAATATCGAAAACGAAGATCAACCTTTATATACAATACAATTTGGACTGCTCTGTTTGAGCTCTCTCCTATTCTCTGCGAGTTTCAACATGATCATTCCAGAGTTACCCAATTTCCTGTCCTCTTTGGGAGGTGCAGCCCACAAGGGCCTGATCATTGCTCTTTTCACGCTTACAGCTGGGATTTCAAGACCATTTAGCGGTAGATTGACGGACAAATGGGGCCGAGTACCTGTGATGGCCATAGGGTCTACCGTCTGTGTCATCTGTGGTTTTTTATATCCTATCCTGAGCAGTGTAGCTGGATTCTTTCTCCTCCGCTTAGTCCATGGTTTCTCCACTGGGTTTAAGCCCACGGCCACCTCGGCATATATCGCTGATATTATCCCATCGACGCGTTGGGGTGAGGCATTGGGGATGCATGGGCTATGTTTCAGCATCGGTGGTGCCGTTGGACCGGCAATCGGAAGTTATATTGCCCTAAAGTATGATCTGAATACCATGTTCTATAGCTCTTCAGCATTTGCATTCCTTTCCATCATTATCGTGATGAACATGAAGGAAACCCTGAAGGACAAAAATAGATTCTCGCCTAAGATGCTCAAGATTTCACGCCGTGATATTATTGAAGTGCGTGTGATTCCTGCAGCAATCGTTACGCTTCTCTCCTACTCGGCTTATGGTGTAATTTTGACTTTGATTCCGGATTGGAGCGAACATTTGGGCATAGTAAATAAGGGGCTGTTTTTCACGGCCTATACCTTGGCGTCCATAGGGATTCGATTTGTTTCGGGGAAAGTGGCCGATCGCTATGGTAGGATCAGTGTGATGAAAGTAGGGCTGGTAGTGGTCGCTATCTCTCTTTTGTACCTTGGTTTTGGAAACAGCATTGCTCAATTGGTGATCGGTGCCTGCCTTTACGGGATAGGTACGGGTATTTTTTCGCCAGCAGTCAATGCCTGGACCATTGATCTTTCGCTGCCGCAATATCGTGGGAAAGCCATGGCGACCATGTATATCGCATTGGAAGCTGGTATTGGAGGTGGCGCATTATTTGCTGGATATATCTATCACGATGAAATCCTTAGAATTCCGTATATTTTCTATGGGAATGCCCTGATCATCTTGCTGGCATTTTTTTATGTGATTTACTGGAATTCAAAAAACAAAAAAACTAATAACCTGTTATAG